One window of Salegentibacter sp. Hel_I_6 genomic DNA carries:
- a CDS encoding NAD(P)H-dependent oxidoreductase, which translates to MTNIKALQWRYATKKFNPERKLSREKINILKEAFNLTATSYGLQPLKMVVVQNKELQEQLKSASWEQQQLNTASHVLVICIEKKVDKDFIEQYFKRVKHIRETPDEILDPFKKSLVDSFESKAEEEVHAWAVNQAYLSLGTLLTVCATEEIDACPMEGFQPEKYDELLNLEVYNLKSVLALPVGYRAEDDMFSEFKKVRRPLDDVIIEMN; encoded by the coding sequence ATGACTAATATAAAAGCTTTACAATGGCGCTACGCGACCAAAAAGTTTAATCCGGAAAGAAAACTCTCCCGGGAAAAAATTAATATTCTTAAGGAGGCTTTTAACCTTACCGCGACTTCTTATGGTTTGCAGCCTTTAAAGATGGTTGTGGTTCAAAATAAAGAGCTTCAGGAGCAATTGAAATCGGCTTCCTGGGAACAGCAGCAGCTAAACACAGCTTCACATGTTTTAGTGATTTGTATTGAAAAGAAAGTAGATAAAGATTTTATTGAACAATATTTTAAAAGGGTAAAGCATATAAGGGAGACGCCAGATGAGATCTTAGATCCGTTCAAAAAATCCCTGGTAGATAGCTTTGAATCTAAAGCCGAAGAGGAAGTGCACGCCTGGGCAGTAAATCAAGCGTATTTAAGTTTGGGAACGCTTTTAACTGTTTGTGCTACTGAAGAAATTGATGCCTGCCCTATGGAAGGTTTTCAACCCGAAAAATATGATGAACTTCTAAATTTAGAGGTATATAATTTGAAATCGGTTCTTGCTTTACCGGTAGGTTATCGAGCAGAAGACGATATGTTTTCTGAATTTAAAAAAGTGAGAAGACCTTTAGACGATGTAATTATAGAAATGAACTAA
- a CDS encoding DNA translocase FtsK → MAKKKTSTKTSTGKKSTKFSFKLNRQQKVVLGSFLMLFGLALSVAFISFLFNWETDQSTLGQFSNREIEARNWLSKFGATVSDFFMYKGFGVAAFIFSILVSYSGFHLFLGVKSSKLRDSWFWGILSMLWLAIFFGFFAAKNPILGGRIGFEMNDFLQDYLGFFGTILLMLFLFIAYLSLRLKLTPELIGGFLKSKKESLNKEFQSDKRDISETEEETDWKKQVTPKQEKPAEKSSAEINLETTTPKEKTPTPTPKPEKKDENTEVEMEVETTEEEELEEDKISNKIVKDFGEFDPTLELSNYKFPTLELLQDYGGGITVDQEELEEHKNRIVETLKNYKIEIAQIKATVGPTVTLYEIVPEAGIRISKIKNLEDDIALSLSALGIRIIAPIPGKGTIGIEVPNKNSTIVSMRSVIASPKFQNAEMELPMALGKTISNETFVVDLAKMPHMLMAGATGQGKSVGLNAILTSLLYSKHPAEVKFVLVDPKKVELTLFNKIERHYLAKLPDSGDAIITDNTKVINTLNSLCIEMDNRYELLKDAMVRNIKEYNVKFKARKLNPENGHKFLPYIVLVVDEFADLIMTAGKEVETPIARLAQLARAIGIHLIIATQRPSVNVITGIIKANFPARIAFRVTSKIDSRTILDGQGADQLIGRGDMLFTQGNELRRLQCAFVDTPEVDKITEFIGSQKAYPEAHQLPAYEADDSGTGVDIDISERDKLFREAAEVIVTAQQGSASLLQRKLKLGYNRAGRIIDQLEAAGIVGPFEGSKARQVLVTDLAGLDQLLNEE, encoded by the coding sequence ATGGCCAAAAAGAAAACCAGTACTAAAACAAGCACCGGGAAAAAGTCGACTAAATTTTCCTTTAAACTTAACCGGCAACAAAAGGTAGTTTTAGGTAGTTTTTTAATGTTATTCGGCCTAGCTTTAAGTGTCGCATTCATTTCATTTTTATTTAACTGGGAAACAGATCAAAGCACGCTTGGTCAATTTTCTAATCGAGAAATAGAAGCCAGAAACTGGCTTAGTAAATTTGGCGCAACGGTTAGCGATTTCTTTATGTATAAGGGTTTTGGTGTGGCAGCCTTTATCTTTTCAATTTTAGTAAGTTACAGCGGATTTCACCTTTTTCTAGGTGTAAAATCTTCAAAACTCAGAGATTCCTGGTTTTGGGGAATTTTAAGCATGCTTTGGCTGGCTATTTTCTTCGGGTTTTTCGCTGCTAAAAATCCAATTTTAGGCGGAAGAATTGGTTTTGAAATGAACGATTTCCTCCAGGATTATCTTGGCTTCTTCGGCACCATTTTATTGATGTTATTTTTATTCATTGCCTATTTGAGTTTAAGATTGAAACTAACGCCAGAATTAATTGGAGGTTTTCTAAAATCTAAAAAAGAAAGTCTGAATAAAGAATTTCAGTCAGATAAAAGAGATATTTCAGAAACTGAAGAAGAAACCGACTGGAAGAAACAAGTAACTCCAAAACAAGAAAAACCTGCTGAAAAATCTTCCGCAGAGATAAATTTGGAAACTACAACTCCAAAGGAAAAAACCCCTACTCCCACTCCTAAACCTGAAAAGAAAGACGAAAATACTGAAGTGGAAATGGAAGTTGAAACTACCGAGGAAGAGGAACTGGAGGAAGATAAAATAAGCAATAAAATAGTTAAGGATTTCGGAGAATTTGATCCTACCCTGGAGCTAAGTAATTATAAATTTCCAACCCTGGAGTTGCTTCAGGATTATGGCGGTGGTATTACCGTAGACCAGGAAGAACTTGAAGAACATAAAAACCGTATTGTAGAAACGCTTAAAAACTACAAAATTGAGATCGCCCAAATTAAAGCTACGGTAGGTCCCACGGTTACTCTATATGAAATTGTTCCTGAAGCTGGAATAAGGATTTCGAAGATTAAAAACCTGGAAGACGATATTGCACTTTCCCTTTCAGCTTTAGGAATTCGTATTATCGCGCCAATTCCCGGAAAAGGAACCATTGGTATAGAAGTACCCAATAAAAACTCCACCATTGTTTCTATGCGTTCGGTGATCGCTTCACCTAAATTCCAGAATGCTGAGATGGAATTACCAATGGCTTTAGGAAAAACTATTTCTAACGAAACCTTTGTTGTAGACCTGGCGAAAATGCCGCATATGCTAATGGCCGGGGCAACAGGTCAGGGTAAATCGGTTGGATTAAACGCTATTCTAACTTCGTTACTCTACAGCAAGCACCCTGCTGAAGTAAAATTTGTATTAGTAGATCCCAAAAAAGTAGAACTTACCCTTTTTAATAAAATTGAACGCCATTATCTCGCAAAATTACCAGATTCGGGAGATGCAATTATTACCGACAATACCAAAGTGATCAACACGCTAAATTCACTTTGCATTGAAATGGATAATCGTTACGAATTGCTTAAAGATGCGATGGTTCGTAATATTAAAGAATATAACGTAAAGTTTAAAGCAAGAAAATTAAATCCGGAAAATGGGCATAAATTCCTGCCGTATATCGTATTGGTGGTAGACGAATTTGCCGATTTGATCATGACCGCTGGAAAAGAAGTGGAAACTCCTATCGCCCGTCTAGCGCAATTGGCCAGGGCAATTGGGATTCATTTAATTATTGCGACACAAAGACCTTCGGTAAATGTAATTACAGGAATTATTAAAGCCAACTTCCCGGCCAGAATTGCTTTTAGGGTAACTTCAAAAATAGATTCCAGAACCATTTTAGATGGCCAGGGAGCAGATCAACTTATTGGACGTGGAGATATGCTTTTTACCCAGGGAAATGAATTAAGACGTTTACAATGTGCTTTTGTAGATACTCCTGAGGTTGATAAAATAACTGAGTTTATAGGTTCTCAAAAGGCCTATCCGGAAGCACACCAACTTCCTGCCTACGAAGCAGACGATAGTGGCACAGGTGTTGATATAGACATTAGCGAAAGAGATAAGCTCTTTAGAGAAGCTGCTGAAGTTATTGTGACAGCACAACAAGGATCAGCTTCTTTACTGCAGCGTAAACTAAAATTAGGTTACAACCGTGCCGGTAGGATTATAGATCAATTAGAAGCGGCGGGGATTGTAGGACCTTTTGAAGGCAGTAAAGCCCGACAGGTTTTAGTTACCGATCTTGCAGGCCTGGATCAATTATTAAATGAAGAATAA
- a CDS encoding thioredoxin family protein — protein sequence MIKELEQDNLNEIVSNNETVVVQYMAGWCGNCRVMKPKFKKLASENENATFLLVDAEKYPESRKLAKVDNLPTFATFKNGSLVNQVQTNKFEPLKDLVNEVTSN from the coding sequence ATGATAAAAGAATTAGAACAGGATAATTTAAACGAGATAGTTTCAAATAACGAAACTGTTGTGGTACAATATATGGCCGGATGGTGCGGTAACTGCCGGGTTATGAAGCCTAAATTCAAGAAATTAGCTTCAGAAAATGAGAATGCTACATTCTTGTTGGTAGATGCTGAAAAATATCCGGAATCAAGGAAACTGGCTAAGGTAGATAACCTGCCAACTTTCGCCACTTTTAAAAATGGAAGTCTCGTAAACCAGGTACAAACTAATAAATTTGAACCTTTAAAAGACCTAGTAAATGAAGTTACCAGTAATTAA
- a CDS encoding phage holin family protein, translating into MLQWVVHIVIDALVLLAAANMMPKVHLKGFKTAIIVALTIGILSFLLSWLLTLLLNVATLGIFYFLGLGFITRVIAYAIIIELADQFSSDFKTEGFLPSLWLAIFIAIVGGIVDAILF; encoded by the coding sequence ATGCTACAATGGGTAGTGCATATTGTTATTGATGCTCTTGTTTTGCTGGCTGCGGCCAACATGATGCCTAAAGTTCACCTTAAAGGTTTTAAAACTGCAATTATAGTGGCCCTAACTATAGGAATACTTAGTTTCCTTCTTAGCTGGCTTCTCACTTTATTATTAAATGTTGCGACTTTAGGAATTTTCTATTTCCTGGGTTTAGGTTTTATTACCCGCGTTATTGCCTATGCGATAATTATAGAACTTGCTGATCAATTTAGTTCTGATTTTAAGACCGAAGGTTTCTTACCTTCACTATGGCTGGCAATCTTTATAGCTATTGTAGGAGGAATTGTAGATGCTA
- a CDS encoding vancomycin high temperature exclusion protein encodes MKLFRKLILAFALFVILSILIIFGLEAYVQKETSSLIYSEITEIPSAKTGIILGASVHSDGKLSPILEDRVETAYQLYKLNKIENFLVSGDHRTDDYDEVNAIKNYLLKKGVPQEYIILDHSGFDTYDSMYRAKAVFNIEDAIVITQKFHLPRSLYIAKNLDAYYKGLEAAPVAYTSSETIKRREQLANFKAVWEIITNQQPSTLEIQAN; translated from the coding sequence ATGAAGCTTTTTAGAAAATTAATCCTTGCTTTTGCCCTTTTCGTTATTTTAAGCATTCTCATTATTTTTGGGCTGGAGGCTTACGTCCAGAAAGAAACCTCAAGCCTCATTTATTCTGAAATTACAGAAATTCCCTCAGCAAAAACCGGAATTATACTTGGCGCTAGCGTACATTCAGATGGGAAACTATCCCCTATCCTGGAAGATCGTGTAGAAACTGCATACCAGCTATACAAACTCAATAAAATTGAAAATTTTCTAGTGAGTGGCGATCATAGAACCGATGATTATGATGAAGTAAATGCCATTAAAAATTATTTATTGAAAAAAGGAGTTCCCCAGGAATATATTATTTTAGATCATTCTGGGTTTGATACTTACGATAGCATGTATCGCGCTAAGGCCGTTTTCAATATTGAAGACGCTATAGTAATTACGCAAAAATTCCACTTACCCAGAAGTCTTTATATTGCTAAAAACCTGGATGCCTACTATAAAGGGTTAGAAGCTGCTCCCGTGGCCTATACCTCTTCTGAAACGATTAAACGCCGTGAACAACTAGCCAATTTTAAAGCCGTTTGGGAAATTATCACTAACCAACAACCCAGCACGCTGGAAATTCAAGCCAACTAG
- the tpx gene encoding thiol peroxidase has translation MSQITLKGEKINTYGNLPEKGEKAPHFELIKADLSIATLNDFKGKRVILNIFPSIDTGVCATSVRKFNERATELDNTVVLCISRDLPFAQKRFVNDEGLENVINLSDFRDRNFGKDYGLEIMDGPFAALLSRVVIVLDENGNVVHSQQVPEIGEEPDYLAALKTLL, from the coding sequence ATGTCTCAGATAACATTAAAAGGTGAAAAAATAAACACCTATGGCAATTTGCCGGAAAAAGGCGAAAAAGCTCCTCACTTTGAACTTATAAAAGCAGATCTAAGCATCGCAACTTTAAACGATTTTAAAGGAAAACGTGTGATCTTAAATATTTTCCCAAGTATAGATACTGGCGTTTGCGCTACTTCGGTAAGAAAATTCAACGAACGTGCTACCGAGCTTGATAACACGGTTGTTTTATGTATTTCCCGTGATTTGCCATTTGCACAAAAGCGTTTTGTAAATGATGAAGGTTTAGAAAATGTGATCAACCTTTCTGATTTTAGAGATAGAAACTTCGGAAAAGATTATGGCCTTGAAATTATGGATGGCCCTTTCGCAGCGTTACTCTCTCGCGTAGTCATTGTTTTAGATGAAAACGGAAACGTTGTTCACAGCCAGCAAGTTCCAGAAATAGGGGAAGAACCCGATTATCTTGCCGCGCTAAAAACCCTTTTATAA
- the nhaC gene encoding Na+/H+ antiporter NhaC, which produces MENQNSSQTQKIAQNKELGIWPALIPVFALIAMLAFNVFVFGDDALSGSNQFVLLLGGAVAAIVGYLYNVEYDKMIDEVAANIQSTAGAILILLMVGALAGTWLISGIIPTMIYYGLLILNPTIFLAACVVICALISVATGSSWTTSATVGIALIGIAEALGISVGMTAGAILSGAYFGDKLSPLSDTTNLAPAMAGTDLFTHIRYMTITTVPTITITLIIFVIIGLNLDTSGTTDTSAILASIEKSFKITPWLFLVPLIVIALIVKKTSPLIALLLGTLFGAAAALIFQPGIVAQIAGSSDLTFVSGYRGVMQAITVDTAVETDNENLNDLFSAGGMAGMLGTIWLIICAMVFGGIMEAIGALATISKALLNLFHTTFGLFASTVFSCLALNATASDQYLAIVVPGKMFAKAYRDKGLAPENLSRTLEDSGTVTSVLIPWNTCGAYHSGVLGVPTLSYAGYAFFNYLSPFMTLLFAAFGIKIKELSQSTKTQTA; this is translated from the coding sequence ATGGAAAACCAAAATTCGTCCCAAACTCAAAAAATTGCTCAAAATAAAGAACTTGGTATTTGGCCTGCATTAATTCCTGTTTTTGCGCTTATAGCGATGCTTGCTTTTAATGTTTTTGTTTTTGGAGACGATGCCTTAAGTGGTTCAAATCAATTTGTATTATTGCTTGGTGGTGCCGTTGCTGCCATCGTTGGTTATCTCTACAACGTGGAATATGATAAGATGATAGACGAAGTTGCTGCGAACATTCAAAGTACCGCAGGCGCTATTCTTATTCTTTTAATGGTAGGAGCTTTGGCGGGAACCTGGCTTATTTCGGGAATTATACCTACAATGATCTACTACGGATTGTTAATCTTAAACCCCACAATTTTCCTGGCTGCATGTGTGGTTATTTGCGCTTTAATTTCAGTGGCAACCGGAAGTAGCTGGACCACCTCTGCAACCGTAGGTATCGCACTTATTGGTATTGCAGAAGCCCTGGGAATTTCTGTAGGAATGACGGCTGGCGCCATACTTTCGGGAGCTTATTTTGGTGATAAACTATCGCCATTAAGCGATACCACCAATCTTGCACCTGCAATGGCAGGAACCGATTTGTTTACGCATATTAGGTATATGACGATCACCACCGTTCCCACTATTACCATAACCCTAATTATCTTTGTAATAATTGGACTTAATTTGGATACTTCTGGGACTACAGACACCTCTGCTATTCTTGCTTCTATAGAAAAATCATTTAAAATAACTCCCTGGCTGTTTTTAGTTCCTTTAATTGTTATCGCTCTTATTGTAAAAAAGACTTCGCCATTAATTGCATTACTCCTGGGAACCCTTTTCGGTGCCGCCGCTGCATTAATTTTTCAACCTGGGATTGTAGCACAAATTGCTGGTAGCAGTGATCTTACTTTTGTAAGTGGTTATCGCGGAGTAATGCAAGCCATTACCGTTGATACAGCGGTAGAAACTGATAATGAAAATTTAAACGATCTATTTTCTGCCGGCGGGATGGCAGGAATGCTTGGTACAATCTGGTTAATTATTTGCGCCATGGTTTTTGGAGGAATTATGGAAGCCATTGGTGCACTGGCAACTATTAGCAAGGCATTACTCAATTTATTTCACACCACTTTTGGTTTATTTGCCAGTACGGTATTTAGCTGTCTGGCGCTTAACGCAACGGCTTCAGATCAATACTTAGCCATTGTAGTTCCCGGTAAAATGTTTGCAAAGGCTTATCGAGATAAAGGTCTTGCTCCAGAAAATCTAAGCCGTACATTAGAGGACTCAGGAACGGTAACTTCTGTACTAATTCCCTGGAATACTTGCGGAGCATACCACAGTGGCGTTTTGGGTGTTCCAACACTTAGTTATGCGGGTTATGCTTTCTTCAATTATTTGAGTCCGTTCATGACCTTGCTTTTTGCTGCTTTCGGCATAAAAATTAAGGAATTAAGTCAATCTACAAAAACTCAAACGGCTTAG
- the ribB gene encoding 3,4-dihydroxy-2-butanone-4-phosphate synthase → MAQETTTQNTLKLHSIQEAIDDIREGKVIIVVDDEDRENEGDFVAAADKVTPEMINFMATHGRGLICAPITEERCKNLKLEMMVSNNTDPMETGFTISVDLRGKGVTTGISASDRAKTIKSLIDPDTKPIDLNRPGHIFPLKAKEGGVLRRTGHTEAAIDFARLAGFEPAGVIVEIMNEDGTMARLPQLVEVAQKFDLKIVSIEALVAYRMQHDSLIEKKEDFDLDTRFGKFRVRAYRQTTNGQVHIALTKGSWKSDEEILVRVNSTLVNNDILGTLTNDADKKLDNMFRAINEEGRGAIVFINPARQSLNLLPRLAELKELQKKGEVKAPPINMDNKDFGIGAQILHDLEIHKIKLLSNTQQTKRVGMIGYGLEITRYVNY, encoded by the coding sequence ATGGCTCAGGAGACCACTACCCAAAATACCCTTAAACTTCATAGCATACAGGAAGCAATTGATGATATTCGTGAAGGAAAAGTTATTATTGTGGTAGATGATGAGGACAGGGAGAATGAGGGAGATTTTGTAGCCGCCGCAGATAAGGTAACGCCTGAAATGATTAATTTTATGGCTACTCACGGCCGCGGACTTATTTGCGCACCGATTACCGAAGAACGCTGCAAAAACCTGAAATTAGAAATGATGGTGAGCAACAATACCGATCCTATGGAAACCGGTTTTACCATTTCTGTAGATTTACGTGGTAAAGGAGTAACCACAGGTATTTCAGCTTCAGATAGGGCAAAGACAATTAAGTCGCTTATAGATCCTGATACTAAACCTATAGACCTAAACCGTCCCGGTCATATTTTTCCGCTTAAAGCAAAAGAAGGTGGTGTTTTAAGAAGAACAGGACATACAGAAGCGGCTATAGATTTTGCGAGACTTGCAGGTTTTGAACCCGCAGGAGTTATCGTAGAGATAATGAACGAAGATGGCACCATGGCAAGACTTCCCCAGCTAGTGGAAGTAGCGCAGAAATTCGATCTCAAAATCGTCTCTATTGAAGCTCTCGTTGCTTATAGAATGCAACACGATTCTTTGATCGAGAAAAAAGAAGATTTTGATCTTGACACCCGTTTTGGAAAATTTAGAGTAAGAGCTTACCGTCAAACTACCAACGGGCAGGTTCATATTGCGCTCACAAAAGGAAGTTGGAAAAGCGACGAAGAAATCTTGGTTCGGGTAAATTCTACCCTGGTCAATAATGATATCCTTGGAACACTTACCAATGATGCTGATAAGAAATTGGACAATATGTTCCGGGCGATTAATGAAGAAGGCCGTGGCGCCATTGTTTTTATCAATCCTGCGAGACAATCTTTAAATTTATTACCTCGTCTTGCCGAGTTGAAAGAACTTCAGAAAAAAGGCGAAGTAAAAGCTCCGCCTATTAATATGGATAATAAAGATTTTGGTATTGGCGCCCAAATTTTACACGACCTGGAAATTCATAAAATCAAGTTGCTTTCTAATACCCAACAAACAAAACGTGTTGGAATGATTGGTTATGGACTTGAAATTACCCGTTACGTAAATTATTAG
- a CDS encoding LptF/LptG family permease, with amino-acid sequence MKILDRYILVSYLKTFFTVFIILMFIFVLQTIWLYIGELAGKDLDTEIIFKFLLYFSPKLVPLVLPLTILLTSIMTFGNFAENYEFAAMKSSGISLQRAMRGLTVFILFVSVTAFFFANNVIPAAEYKSINLRKNIAKLKPAMAITEGVFNDLGTINIKVEDKSGDNGEYLTDVIIHKKTARSGNFTVMKAKEGELMGSTDSDVLSLILKDGNYYDEIQPSDYSKRRNKPFAKSYFEEYTINLDLSDFNNVDMEDESYSNTQGMLKVSELRQSIDSFSIAYNEKKRNLSENMYKRTNFDNINVNLNPSDSISEIQNTILEEYDTYQAIQIVSLSLGSVNGALSHLNIKRSELKNSTKQLNKYEIALHEKYVLAAACIVLFFVGAPLGAIIRKGGMGLPMVVAILLFLTYHFIGIFAKNSAEDGSISPFLATWLSTLIMLPLGIYLTYRATTDQGLFAFDNITEPIRKGLKKAGIIKPKRKID; translated from the coding sequence TTGAAAATATTAGACCGGTATATACTCGTTAGTTATCTAAAAACGTTTTTTACAGTTTTTATAATTCTTATGTTCATCTTTGTACTCCAAACCATTTGGCTGTACATTGGTGAACTGGCGGGTAAAGATTTAGATACCGAGATAATATTTAAATTCCTTCTCTATTTTTCCCCTAAACTAGTGCCGCTGGTTTTACCACTTACCATCCTGCTTACCTCCATAATGACCTTCGGAAATTTCGCCGAAAATTATGAGTTTGCGGCTATGAAGTCTTCGGGAATTTCTTTACAAAGAGCAATGCGCGGTCTTACAGTCTTTATTTTATTTGTGAGTGTAACTGCATTCTTTTTCGCAAATAATGTGATCCCGGCCGCGGAATATAAATCAATAAACCTTAGAAAGAATATTGCCAAACTAAAGCCGGCGATGGCGATTACCGAAGGTGTTTTTAACGACCTGGGGACTATAAATATAAAAGTTGAAGATAAAAGTGGGGATAACGGAGAGTATTTGACCGATGTTATTATTCATAAAAAAACGGCACGCAGTGGTAATTTCACTGTAATGAAAGCTAAAGAAGGTGAATTAATGGGAAGTACAGATTCTGATGTGCTTTCTCTAATTTTAAAGGACGGTAATTATTATGATGAAATCCAACCTTCAGATTATTCTAAAAGAAGAAATAAACCCTTTGCCAAAAGCTATTTTGAAGAATACACCATAAACCTGGATCTTTCAGATTTCAATAATGTAGATATGGAAGATGAAAGCTATAGCAATACCCAGGGAATGCTAAAAGTTTCTGAACTCAGGCAAAGTATAGATTCATTTTCTATCGCTTATAACGAGAAAAAAAGAAATCTTTCTGAAAATATGTACAAGCGTACAAATTTCGATAATATCAATGTGAACTTAAACCCGTCTGACTCTATCAGCGAAATTCAAAATACCATTTTAGAAGAATATGATACTTATCAGGCGATTCAAATCGTAAGTTTATCGCTAGGCTCTGTAAACGGTGCACTTTCACATCTTAATATTAAAAGATCTGAGTTGAAAAATTCTACAAAACAACTTAATAAATACGAAATCGCTTTACACGAAAAATATGTGCTGGCTGCAGCCTGTATCGTTTTATTCTTTGTTGGAGCTCCATTAGGTGCCATTATTAGAAAAGGAGGAATGGGACTGCCTATGGTAGTTGCAATTTTGTTATTTCTAACCTACCATTTTATAGGTATTTTCGCTAAAAATAGTGCAGAAGATGGAAGCATTAGTCCGTTTCTGGCAACCTGGCTTTCCACTCTTATTATGCTGCCATTAGGAATTTACCTCACGTACCGTGCAACTACAGATCAGGGGCTATTCGCTTTCGATAATATTACCGAGCCTATTAGAAAAGGGCTTAAAAAAGCTGGTATTATTAAGCCGAAAAGAAAAATAGATTAA
- a CDS encoding diacylglycerol kinase, translating to MRDSFLAKRIRGGGYAIKGAWLLLKHEQSIQVQFALAIIMCIAGYFFEITKTEWMFQFLAIGLIMTAEGLNSGLEAMADFVHPDFHSKIGHIKDIAAGAVFIAAVTAVIIGAFIYFPYIF from the coding sequence ATGCGCGATAGTTTCCTCGCAAAAAGAATTAGAGGAGGCGGCTATGCCATTAAAGGAGCCTGGTTGTTATTAAAACATGAACAAAGCATACAGGTGCAATTTGCACTTGCTATAATTATGTGCATTGCCGGCTATTTCTTTGAAATTACCAAAACTGAATGGATGTTTCAATTTTTAGCCATAGGCCTCATTATGACGGCTGAAGGTTTAAACTCTGGCCTTGAAGCCATGGCAGATTTTGTGCACCCAGACTTTCATAGTAAAATTGGCCATATAAAAGATATTGCCGCAGGAGCTGTATTTATAGCCGCGGTAACCGCGGTTATTATTGGTGCATTTATATACTTCCCTTATATTTTCTAA
- a CDS encoding peroxiredoxin: MSLVGKKFPNLSVNAMDEMGDTFQLNILEEAQKNKKKVLLFWYPKDFTFVCPTELHAFQKAAEEFEKRNVMVVGASCDTPEVHFAWLNTPKDNGGIEGVKYPILADSNRNLSSRLGILDITGESYDDETGDLTLEGDNVTYRATYLIDEEGKIFHEGVNDMPLGRNVAEFLRLVDAYTHVQEKGEVCPANWEEGKDAMNADRDGVASYLSLN, encoded by the coding sequence ATGTCATTAGTAGGAAAAAAGTTTCCAAACTTAAGCGTAAACGCAATGGATGAAATGGGTGATACCTTTCAACTAAATATTTTAGAAGAAGCTCAGAAAAACAAGAAAAAAGTATTGTTATTCTGGTACCCAAAAGATTTCACCTTTGTTTGCCCTACAGAATTACATGCTTTCCAAAAAGCAGCTGAAGAATTTGAAAAAAGAAATGTAATGGTAGTTGGAGCTTCTTGTGATACTCCAGAAGTACACTTTGCATGGTTAAACACTCCAAAAGATAACGGAGGAATTGAAGGCGTTAAATACCCAATTCTTGCAGATTCTAATAGAAACCTAAGTTCACGTCTTGGTATTTTAGATATTACCGGTGAATCTTATGACGATGAAACTGGAGATTTAACTTTGGAAGGAGACAATGTAACTTACCGTGCTACGTACCTTATTGATGAAGAAGGTAAAATTTTCCACGAAGGCGTAAACGATATGCCATTAGGAAGAAATGTAGCTGAATTCCTAAGACTTGTAGATGCTTATACTCACGTACAGGAAAAAGGTGAGGTTTGTCCTGCAAACTGGGAAGAAGGTAAAGATGCAATGAACGCCGATAGAGATGGAGTTGCTTCTTACCTAAGCTTAAACTAA
- a CDS encoding outer membrane lipoprotein carrier protein LolA, translating to MKKLIFITLAIFTISLQAQNSKKAETLLNEVSSKVKGYDNMVIDFKYTLENNAANVNQETRGDVSIKGEKYVLNLMGTTQMFDGEKIYTIIPEDEEINISTYVEEEENNITPSKMFTFYENGYNYEMDIAQNVNGRKIQYVKLTPKDSNAEVKNILLGIDSQTKHIYNLIQTQDNDTKITITVKSFKTDQELAQNLFTFKEDRYEDYYINRLD from the coding sequence ATGAAAAAATTAATTTTTATTACGCTGGCAATTTTCACCATAAGCTTGCAAGCTCAAAATTCTAAAAAAGCCGAAACACTTCTAAACGAAGTTTCTTCTAAAGTTAAAGGCTACGATAATATGGTGATCGATTTTAAATACACCCTTGAGAATAATGCTGCAAATGTAAACCAGGAAACTCGTGGTGATGTAAGCATTAAAGGTGAAAAATATGTGTTGAATCTTATGGGTACTACCCAAATGTTTGATGGTGAAAAAATTTACACCATAATTCCTGAAGACGAAGAAATTAATATTTCTACTTATGTTGAAGAGGAAGAAAATAACATTACTCCTTCAAAAATGTTCACCTTTTACGAAAATGGTTATAACTACGAAATGGATATTGCTCAAAATGTAAACGGCAGGAAGATCCAGTATGTAAAATTGACTCCTAAGGATAGTAATGCAGAGGTTAAAAATATCTTATTGGGTATAGACAGTCAAACAAAACATATTTATAATCTTATTCAAACCCAGGATAACGATACCAAAATCACGATAACCGTAAAAAGTTTTAAAACCGACCAGGAGTTGGCACAAAACCTATTTACTTTTAAGGAAGATCGTTACGAAGATTATTATATCAATAGATTAGACTAA